The following coding sequences are from one Mesorhizobium onobrychidis window:
- a CDS encoding alpha/beta fold hydrolase — protein sequence MTHPHLCLLGGFDFAGGAAAAPVFSRKARAMVAYLALQSGHSQSREKLAALLWGGNSEAQARMNLRQALSAIKKGMDASDGGRFLTDGDSITLNLDNLDFDVARFQALAANSMPEDLEQALLVYRGDLLDGFGLKEEPFEDWLRVERERLRAMAVGALDKLVAHYCTANDPASCVRAATRLLAMEPPREDTHRALMRAYAAQGRLNLALKQYENCRGALQRELNLQPEPETRHLYEDLRTRRMTPQAASRIAASASPSQTPPPSPARTGERPAFRAEPMRPATHYVKSAGINIAYQVTGDGPVDLIYVPGWVSNLDLAWSSPRFSHVLHRLGAFSRLIRMDKRGTGLSDRNVGLLTLEERMEDMRAVLDAVGSKHTVLFGSSEGGPMCMLFAATYPERTAALVLNGTYASGRWSKDYPWARTSEQVEEDLAAVERQWGEPADMSNAAPSLMNDSLEREWFAAYLRNSASPADAIALWRWGTEIDVRTLLPVIHVPTLIVQTAGDRWVKPEEGRYLATHIEGASYIELAGRDHVIWGENSDRLVDEIQTFVTGALPAAPGERVLVTALHVEVVGLPSALVNTSNQTWRDLMQRHDDEIRKELHHADGQEIQRTGNGFLAVFQRPTRAIQCALAIRRRLGESGLRIRAAIHIGECERHGDDFTGIAIQLTSRLLDHAGPGEIIASRTVRDLTAGSGLTFEEHSEMEFPGTPGTWQLFSVGESAV from the coding sequence ATGACGCACCCTCATCTCTGTCTGCTAGGCGGTTTCGACTTCGCCGGAGGCGCTGCGGCGGCCCCGGTTTTCAGCCGCAAGGCGCGCGCCATGGTGGCTTATCTCGCCCTGCAGTCCGGACACTCCCAGTCACGCGAGAAGCTCGCCGCGCTTTTGTGGGGCGGCAACAGCGAGGCCCAGGCGCGGATGAACCTCCGGCAGGCCCTGTCCGCCATAAAGAAAGGAATGGACGCATCCGACGGCGGCAGGTTCCTGACGGACGGCGATAGCATAACCCTCAATCTCGATAATCTCGATTTCGATGTCGCGCGTTTCCAGGCTCTAGCCGCCAACTCGATGCCTGAGGATCTCGAACAGGCGCTTCTCGTCTATCGCGGCGACCTGCTCGACGGCTTCGGCCTGAAGGAGGAGCCGTTCGAGGATTGGCTGCGGGTCGAGCGCGAGCGCCTGAGGGCGATGGCCGTCGGGGCACTGGACAAGCTCGTCGCGCATTACTGCACTGCGAACGATCCTGCCTCATGCGTGCGCGCGGCAACGCGTCTGCTCGCCATGGAACCGCCGAGGGAGGACACCCACCGCGCCCTGATGCGAGCCTATGCGGCCCAGGGCCGGCTCAATCTCGCGCTGAAGCAATATGAAAATTGCCGCGGTGCGCTGCAGCGGGAACTGAACCTGCAGCCTGAGCCGGAAACCCGACATCTTTATGAAGACCTGCGGACGCGCCGCATGACACCGCAAGCCGCCTCCCGGATAGCTGCCTCGGCGTCGCCTTCCCAGACGCCGCCGCCCTCGCCAGCCCGAACCGGCGAGCGGCCGGCGTTCCGGGCCGAGCCGATGCGCCCCGCGACCCATTATGTCAAATCGGCCGGGATCAACATCGCCTATCAGGTGACCGGCGACGGACCGGTCGACCTGATCTATGTGCCTGGATGGGTCTCAAACCTTGACCTTGCCTGGTCGTCGCCGCGGTTTTCGCATGTGCTCCATCGCCTCGGCGCCTTCTCGCGCCTGATCCGCATGGACAAGCGCGGCACGGGGCTGTCCGATCGAAATGTCGGTTTGCTAACGCTGGAAGAGCGAATGGAAGATATGCGGGCGGTGCTGGATGCGGTCGGCTCGAAGCACACGGTTCTGTTCGGCAGCTCGGAAGGCGGCCCCATGTGCATGCTGTTTGCGGCGACCTATCCCGAGCGGACAGCGGCTCTCGTCCTCAACGGAACCTATGCCAGCGGCCGATGGTCGAAGGATTACCCCTGGGCAAGGACAAGCGAGCAGGTGGAAGAAGATCTTGCCGCCGTTGAGAGACAGTGGGGGGAGCCGGCGGATATGAGCAACGCCGCGCCTAGCCTGATGAATGACAGTCTCGAGAGAGAATGGTTCGCCGCGTATCTCAGGAATTCAGCCTCGCCTGCCGACGCGATCGCGCTCTGGCGCTGGGGCACCGAAATCGATGTTCGCACCCTTCTCCCAGTCATTCACGTCCCGACACTGATCGTCCAGACGGCAGGGGACCGCTGGGTGAAACCGGAAGAGGGGCGCTATCTGGCAACGCATATCGAGGGCGCCAGTTACATCGAGCTTGCCGGCCGTGATCACGTAATCTGGGGCGAGAATTCCGATCGCCTGGTCGACGAGATCCAGACCTTCGTCACCGGCGCTTTGCCGGCAGCGCCGGGCGAGCGCGTGCTTGTGACGGCGCTGCACGTGGAAGTCGTCGGGTTGCCGTCGGCTCTCGTCAACACCAGCAACCAGACGTGGCGCGATCTGATGCAGCGACACGACGACGAGATACGCAAAGAATTGCATCATGCGGACGGTCAGGAAATCCAGCGCACCGGAAATGGGTTTCTCGCGGTGTTTCAGCGGCCAACGCGGGCGATCCAATGCGCACTCGCGATCCGTCGTCGACTGGGCGAATCCGGCCTTCGGATTCGCGCGGCAATCCATATTGGCGAATGCGAAAGGCACGGCGACGACTTCACCGGTATTGCGATTCAACTGACATCGCGTCTGCTCGATCATGCCGGACCGGGTGAGATCATCGCGTCCCGGACCGTTCGTGATCTCACGGCCGGTTCGGGCCTGACGTTTGAGGAGCATTCCGAGATGGAGTTCCCCGGAACGCCAGGTACCTGGCAGCTTTTTTCGGTCGGCGAATCGGCTGTGTGA
- a CDS encoding aldo/keto reductase, whose protein sequence is MPEQITLNKPEQITLNDGSAIPQIGLGVWQVDPAITSQVVSWGIEAGYRLIDTAEGYQNEEGVGRAIRTAGVPRSELFITSKLRNGAHQRDAALRAFDETMSKLGIDQIDLFLIHWPVPSQGKYVEAWKTLIELRNGGRIRSIGVSNFNQDHLERIIGETGVTPSVNQIELHPRFQQRHIREFHGTHNIRIESWSPLGSGRLLSDPTLENIAGKHRKSVAQVIIRWHLQEGLIVIPKSIHQDRIAANFDVFDFELDAADLKLIRGMDSSDGRTGSNPATAAFLF, encoded by the coding sequence ATGCCTGAACAGATTACCCTGAATAAGCCTGAACAGATCACATTGAATGATGGCTCAGCCATTCCCCAGATCGGCCTTGGCGTGTGGCAGGTCGATCCAGCCATCACGAGCCAGGTGGTGAGTTGGGGGATCGAGGCCGGCTACAGGTTGATCGACACCGCCGAAGGCTACCAGAACGAGGAAGGCGTCGGGCGAGCGATCCGCACGGCTGGCGTGCCGAGAAGCGAGCTGTTCATCACCTCGAAGCTGCGCAACGGCGCGCATCAGCGTGACGCCGCCCTCCGGGCCTTCGACGAGACGATGAGCAAGCTCGGCATCGATCAGATCGACCTGTTCCTGATCCACTGGCCAGTGCCCAGCCAGGGCAAATATGTCGAGGCGTGGAAGACCCTGATCGAACTCAGGAATGGCGGCCGGATCAGGTCGATCGGGGTTTCGAATTTCAACCAGGACCATCTGGAGCGGATCATCGGCGAGACCGGAGTCACGCCCTCGGTCAACCAGATCGAACTCCATCCCCGGTTTCAACAGCGCCACATCAGGGAATTTCATGGCACGCACAACATCCGCATCGAAAGCTGGAGCCCGCTGGGCAGCGGCCGGCTGTTGAGCGACCCTACCCTTGAAAACATCGCCGGAAAACACCGCAAGTCCGTCGCGCAAGTGATCATCAGATGGCACCTTCAGGAAGGACTGATCGTCATTCCAAAGTCGATCCACCAGGACCGCATCGCCGCCAATTTCGATGTCTTCGATTTCGAGCTGGACGCCGCAGACCTCAAGCTCATTCGAGGCATGGATTCATCAGACGGTCGCACCGGATCGAACCCCGCCACGGCTGCATTCCTGTTCTGA
- a CDS encoding Lnb N-terminal periplasmic domain-containing protein → MRRIARISLAIILSLAVAILTAWAGLAMWYRLPVAEFGRAVAGVLFTLFGLATVIALFSRFRIRAFALFAAAFAVVLVWWSTIRPFDHADWAPDVARQVTGTRDGNLLTLTDVRDFEWRSATDFTERWTTRTYDLSNLQTVDLFMSYWSGTKIAHVILSFGFAGGDYLAWSIEVRRQGGGKFSPMADLFKSNPLVIIAADERDVVGVRSNVRGEDVQIYRLKASPEAARALLLEYVLDANALSTTPEFYNSITTNCTTTIVRMMRAVGDVVPLDWRLIVNGYLPEYAYARGALDVSLPMSVLREAAHIDGRARASGLSPDFSRSIRIGVPSPGPIY, encoded by the coding sequence ATGCGTCGCATCGCTCGGATATCGCTTGCCATCATCCTTTCGCTAGCCGTCGCAATCCTGACTGCCTGGGCCGGACTTGCCATGTGGTATCGCCTGCCCGTGGCTGAGTTTGGACGGGCTGTGGCCGGCGTCCTTTTCACCTTGTTCGGCCTCGCCACCGTCATCGCGCTGTTCAGCCGGTTTCGCATCAGGGCGTTTGCCCTGTTTGCAGCTGCGTTTGCTGTGGTTCTGGTTTGGTGGAGCACCATCAGGCCTTTTGATCACGCGGACTGGGCGCCCGACGTCGCCCGTCAGGTGACCGGCACCCGCGACGGGAACCTGTTGACGCTGACTGATGTGCGCGACTTCGAATGGCGTAGCGCTACTGATTTCACCGAACGCTGGACAACGCGGACCTACGACCTCTCCAACCTTCAGACGGTCGACCTCTTCATGTCTTATTGGTCCGGGACCAAAATCGCCCATGTCATCTTAAGCTTCGGCTTTGCAGGAGGTGACTATCTTGCCTGGTCGATTGAGGTGCGACGCCAGGGAGGCGGCAAGTTTTCTCCCATGGCAGACCTGTTCAAGAGCAATCCCCTGGTCATTATCGCGGCTGACGAGCGAGACGTCGTCGGCGTCAGGTCAAACGTTCGCGGAGAGGATGTCCAAATCTATCGGCTAAAAGCGTCACCGGAGGCGGCCCGGGCGCTCTTGCTGGAATACGTCTTGGACGCAAATGCACTTTCCACGACTCCAGAGTTCTATAATTCCATCACGACGAACTGCACGACCACGATCGTCAGGATGATGCGAGCCGTCGGTGACGTGGTCCCCCTTGACTGGCGCCTCATCGTTAACGGCTATCTTCCCGAATATGCGTATGCACGGGGTGCACTCGATGTCAGCTTGCCGATGTCGGTTTTGAGGGAGGCGGCCCACATTGACGGCCGTGCGCGGGCGTCGGGCCTTTCGCCAGACTTTTCGAGATCGATCCGGATTGGCGTGCCATCCCCCGGTCCAATTTATTGA